In the genome of Sinobacterium caligoides, one region contains:
- a CDS encoding alpha/beta fold hydrolase: MKNKSSRLLCAVVLGFLSLCASAKDLTNVDDVEHHYTENEGVKLHYAAMGQGPLVVFLHGWPDYWYSWIAQMNGLKKQYRVVALDTRGYNESDQPEAAEDYDLAVLAADVEVIIRAEGRESATIVGHDWGGAIAWYFAMTRPSLTDSLVVVNFPHPLGIAREVAKGEEQYNMLDYARSFTHPQSHLSLSTDLLLTIVDPNGEKESQYRAAFDRSSFNGMMNYYRQNLPKISKEFFQDLDNVQVPVLQVHGLEDIALHPGGLDGTWQWLDNNYTLLTLPQTGHWSHHEEAETVNKAMKKWLRQYGPRR, from the coding sequence ATGAAGAATAAGAGTAGTCGGTTACTTTGTGCGGTAGTTCTTGGTTTTTTATCGCTGTGCGCCAGTGCTAAAGACCTCACGAATGTCGACGATGTTGAGCATCACTATACTGAGAACGAGGGTGTGAAACTCCATTACGCTGCCATGGGGCAGGGGCCGCTGGTGGTCTTTTTACATGGCTGGCCGGATTACTGGTACTCATGGATTGCGCAGATGAATGGCTTGAAGAAGCAGTATCGCGTCGTCGCCCTCGATACGCGTGGCTACAATGAGAGTGATCAGCCAGAGGCTGCCGAGGATTATGATCTCGCTGTGCTGGCGGCGGACGTTGAAGTGATCATACGTGCAGAGGGGCGCGAGAGTGCGACCATCGTCGGCCATGATTGGGGCGGCGCTATCGCTTGGTACTTCGCGATGACACGGCCTAGCTTGACCGATAGCTTGGTTGTGGTGAACTTTCCCCACCCGCTGGGTATCGCTCGCGAAGTCGCCAAGGGTGAGGAACAATATAATATGCTGGACTATGCGAGGAGCTTCACGCACCCCCAGTCCCACCTCTCACTCAGTACTGATTTATTATTGACCATTGTTGACCCTAACGGCGAAAAAGAGTCGCAGTACCGTGCCGCCTTTGATCGCTCGAGCTTCAATGGCATGATGAATTATTACCGCCAAAACTTGCCAAAGATTAGCAAGGAGTTTTTTCAAGACTTAGATAATGTGCAGGTGCCCGTTTTGCAGGTCCATGGTCTCGAGGATATCGCGCTACACCCGGGCGGCCTCGACGGCACCTGGCAGTGGCTGGATAATAACTACACCTTGCTGACGCTGCCGCAGACCGGCCACTGGTCGCATCACGAGGAAGCCGAGACCGTTAATAAGGCGATGAAAAAGTGGTTGCGACAGTACGGACCACGTCGATAG
- the truA gene encoding tRNA pseudouridine(38-40) synthase TruA: protein MYYYRVTIAYKGSNYFGWQAQSTATQAEEKPTIEGRIRNALSKITNYQPCTISAASRTDAGVHAQGQLAKLSLSLELDAERLLLGLNAALPDDIRILTCQPATKSYQPNRSSISKEYHYYFTAAAVDNVATADIAQHLPMISGEPEEIQLLRDACQLFVGRHDFYNFCQRDKSLSSYVREIFYCDILPANLSPLANDVYYLKIVGDGFLKFMIRYLVGTLIALAKGKISLDDIVGHLSRHHESKLSGKAKAKGLHLIAIKE, encoded by the coding sequence ATGTACTACTACCGCGTGACCATTGCTTATAAGGGCAGCAACTACTTTGGCTGGCAGGCACAGTCGACGGCGACGCAGGCAGAGGAAAAGCCGACTATCGAGGGGCGTATTCGTAACGCCTTAAGTAAAATAACAAACTATCAGCCTTGCACGATATCGGCGGCCAGTAGAACCGATGCAGGCGTGCACGCGCAGGGGCAGTTGGCAAAGCTGAGCTTATCCCTTGAACTCGATGCCGAGCGCTTGTTGTTAGGGCTTAATGCTGCGTTGCCCGATGATATTCGCATTTTGACGTGTCAGCCAGCGACGAAGAGCTATCAACCCAACAGAAGCAGTATCAGCAAGGAGTACCACTACTACTTTACGGCGGCGGCGGTGGACAATGTCGCTACCGCCGATATCGCGCAGCATCTGCCGATGATTAGCGGCGAGCCGGAGGAGATACAGCTGTTACGTGATGCCTGCCAGCTGTTTGTCGGTCGGCATGATTTTTATAATTTTTGTCAGCGTGATAAATCTTTGTCCAGTTACGTCCGAGAGATCTTTTACTGCGATATTCTGCCGGCGAACCTCTCGCCGTTAGCCAACGATGTCTACTACCTGAAGATTGTCGGTGACGGCTTTTTAAAATTTATGATTCGCTATCTTGTCGGCACTTTAATTGCACTGGCAAAGGGTAAGATTAGTCTCGATGATATCGTCGGCCACCTTTCTCGGCACCATGAGAGCAAGCTGAGCGGCAAGGCCAAGGCAAAGGGCTTGCATCTGATAGCGATAAAAGAGTGA
- a CDS encoding GNAT family N-acetyltransferase, with product MREKALMRCREARLEDAVAVLQLFHKLDVESDYMLFEPGERTTTVCEQEAIIRSFTQDTTKRMFVAEDGQQICGLCILQGGSLNRNKHVASLVIGVEKAYWRSGVGSLLMDTILSIAEAAAITRLELTVHSTNARAVKLYQRFGFVIEGERRGSINLEGTRVDEYYMARLSPAVASA from the coding sequence ATGAGGGAGAAAGCTTTAATGCGCTGTAGAGAGGCAAGGTTGGAGGATGCCGTTGCAGTATTGCAGCTATTCCATAAGTTAGATGTTGAGAGCGATTATATGTTGTTCGAGCCCGGCGAACGTACGACAACCGTTTGCGAGCAAGAGGCGATTATCCGCTCGTTCACGCAGGATACGACGAAGCGAATGTTTGTTGCTGAAGATGGCCAGCAAATTTGTGGTCTGTGTATTTTACAGGGGGGCAGTTTAAACAGAAATAAACATGTTGCCTCACTGGTGATTGGTGTGGAAAAAGCGTATTGGCGAAGCGGTGTCGGTTCGCTGCTGATGGACACTATCTTAAGCATCGCTGAGGCGGCGGCGATAACACGCCTAGAGCTGACGGTGCATAGCACCAATGCGAGAGCAGTTAAGCTCTATCAACGATTCGGTTTTGTCATTGAGGGAGAGCGGCGTGGCTCGATCAATCTCGAGGGGACACGGGTTGATGAGTATTATATGGCCAGACTATCGCCGGCGGTTGCGTCGGCGTAG
- a CDS encoding protein adenylyltransferase SelO yields the protein MDFANTYVALGERFYQRSEPTPVSSPTLLLWNTRLAEQLSLRQKPASDAEALAAIFSGNTLPKGAEPIASAYAGHQFGNFNPQLGDGRAHLLGELLDDQGCRWDLQLKGSGRSAFSRNGDGRCAIGPAVREFIMSEAMQALGVPTTQCLAVVTTGESVYRKTAEPGAVVTRVASSHIRLGTFQYFAARGDRESLTKLADYTIDRHYPEVRELAGNDHVLLLDKVIEKQITLVVAWMRVGFIHGVMNTDNTAICGDTIDFGPCAMMGVYDPQTVYSSIDTSGRYAFGSQPDIAHWNMVRFAECILALYEQGDEAIFQQVEPLISDFPRRFQQQYMAMMAAKFGMAIAEPDDDKLIRSLLDSFSQRQVDYTIGFDRLTESLQSEAAADQAAELLGSAFPAWRQRLARQATTDDEVYVLMRGQNPRLIPRNHLMEQVLQSCTESGQATAAEPFLEALRSPYEETPQTAKYQSVDEDFDRGYRTFCGT from the coding sequence ATGGATTTTGCAAATACCTATGTGGCGTTAGGTGAGCGCTTCTACCAGCGCTCAGAGCCCACTCCGGTGTCGTCACCGACGCTGTTGCTGTGGAATACTCGTCTAGCGGAGCAGTTGTCGCTGAGGCAAAAGCCGGCCTCGGATGCCGAGGCGTTAGCGGCGATATTTTCTGGTAACACCTTACCAAAAGGGGCAGAGCCGATAGCGAGCGCTTACGCCGGCCATCAGTTTGGTAACTTTAATCCACAGCTGGGTGATGGTCGGGCGCATCTATTGGGTGAACTGCTGGATGACCAGGGCTGTCGTTGGGATCTGCAGCTGAAAGGCTCAGGGCGTAGCGCCTTTTCGCGCAATGGCGACGGCCGCTGTGCTATCGGTCCAGCGGTGCGTGAGTTTATCATGAGTGAGGCGATGCAGGCTTTAGGCGTACCGACGACGCAGTGTCTCGCGGTGGTTACTACTGGGGAGTCGGTATACCGTAAAACGGCGGAGCCTGGGGCGGTGGTAACCAGGGTGGCGTCGAGCCATATTCGCCTCGGTACTTTTCAGTACTTTGCCGCTCGAGGTGATCGTGAGTCCTTGACTAAACTGGCCGATTACACGATTGATCGCCATTATCCAGAGGTGCGTGAGCTAGCGGGCAATGACCATGTATTGCTGCTGGACAAGGTCATTGAGAAGCAGATTACGTTGGTGGTAGCGTGGATGCGGGTGGGCTTTATTCACGGTGTGATGAATACCGATAACACGGCGATCTGTGGTGATACCATCGACTTTGGTCCGTGTGCGATGATGGGAGTCTATGACCCGCAGACGGTCTATAGCTCGATCGACACTAGTGGTCGTTACGCCTTCGGCAGCCAGCCGGATATTGCACACTGGAATATGGTACGTTTTGCCGAATGTATTTTGGCGTTGTACGAGCAGGGTGATGAGGCAATATTTCAGCAGGTCGAGCCGTTGATCAGCGACTTCCCCCGCCGTTTTCAGCAGCAGTATATGGCGATGATGGCGGCCAAGTTCGGTATGGCGATAGCGGAGCCGGATGACGACAAGCTGATTCGTTCGTTGCTTGATAGCTTCAGCCAGCGCCAGGTTGATTACACCATCGGTTTCGATCGGTTGACGGAGTCGCTGCAGAGTGAGGCGGCGGCAGATCAGGCCGCAGAGCTGTTGGGCTCGGCGTTTCCGGCGTGGCGGCAGCGGCTGGCCCGTCAGGCGACTACAGACGATGAGGTGTATGTCTTGATGCGCGGACAAAATCCGCGGCTGATTCCTCGTAATCATCTCATGGAACAGGTGCTACAGAGTTGCACCGAGAGCGGCCAAGCGACGGCGGCGGAGCCGTTCCTCGAAGCACTGCGCTCCCCTTATGAGGAGACGCCGCAGACTGCGAAATACCAATCTGTCGATGAGGATTTTGACCGCGGCTATCGCACTTTTTGCGGTACTTAG
- a CDS encoding lytic polysaccharide monooxygenase auxiliary activity family 9 protein: MIKKLSLVAGCSILCASMLPSLVQAHGYTVDPPSRQAYCNEESEAFYWPAGGTGITNAACKAAYDKSGSTIIDQIDQYAINVAKYTDMEEVKKAISGGTVCSANNDILSGIDVASADWKRTEVASGATIELKFMATTVHNPSYWEVYISKPDYDESNEKLDWDDLTKIDLADYKNLEAWVGDDEKSYFTLSVPLPERTGNAVLVTRWQRDDPAGEGFYNCSDITFSAP, encoded by the coding sequence ATGATAAAAAAATTATCGCTAGTGGCTGGCTGTTCAATTCTCTGCGCATCGATGTTGCCCTCGCTCGTTCAGGCGCATGGCTATACCGTCGATCCTCCTTCTCGTCAGGCTTATTGTAATGAAGAAAGTGAGGCGTTTTATTGGCCCGCGGGTGGCACGGGGATCACTAATGCCGCCTGTAAGGCTGCCTACGATAAATCAGGCAGTACTATCATCGATCAGATTGATCAATATGCGATTAACGTGGCTAAGTACACGGATATGGAAGAGGTTAAGAAGGCCATTAGTGGTGGCACGGTATGCTCCGCTAATAATGATATTCTCAGTGGCATCGATGTAGCGTCAGCCGATTGGAAGCGTACGGAGGTAGCATCAGGGGCGACTATTGAGCTTAAGTTCATGGCGACGACGGTGCATAACCCAAGCTATTGGGAGGTTTATATCTCCAAGCCTGATTATGACGAATCAAACGAGAAGCTAGACTGGGATGATTTGACTAAAATTGACTTGGCTGATTATAAAAATTTAGAGGCATGGGTGGGTGATGATGAAAAAAGTTACTTTACCTTGTCGGTACCGCTTCCCGAACGAACAGGTAATGCAGTCTTGGTGACTCGCTGGCAGAGAGATGATCCAGCAGGAGAAGGTTTTTATAATTGCAGCGACATCACCTTTTCTGCGCCCTAA
- a CDS encoding S8 family serine peptidase: MNTRKTLFAIALVSASGYYYLQHYSPQRELFPAGEATAAENNAPAVLDVAGDKAATFGGGETRANEQHGYRLTNQVAELAFLADQDVAGRRYLSTNALQSYVTQPGESVIRLKGANFVLDPEHVPNIGSGSEYIYLQLTDGLTAETRDQLATTGVVLEQFIDNNTWLIEVSNEQVQQLTLLDQVYAMGERDVKDKVSPSILERGVREASESGYVVAVEVLTADERRELEQYLLSTALVEGPENIKPLGKTALHVEVAGANFNAIANINSVAWIDNAVGEEMINNSNAAKLSNIDTVRHGLGLTGAGVRLAIWDVGEVAGHYDLIARLTVQDGGDLSEHATHVAGTMVGDGSLDARAKGMAPAATLLAYDMANDSIEMRHAAEDLKIVISNHSYGTKVGWVLDKKTGDWYFVDNQYRFGNYSTKARLWDEIVKDTGLIIVKSAGNDRDDGLTTASEKQPADGGGTGFSTISSYANAKNIITVGAVYDSGRMTKFSGWGPSNDGRIKPDVVANGVWLKSTGTDNDYTRISGTSMAAPVVSGASALLVERFRQVFDEAPKASQLKAALLHTAMDQGNPGPDYDTGWGLVDLEAAIDLVDQGRDHLFARTITNEAAENLSFVVPAQQSMFKLTMVWTDPKGAASSASNLINDLDVVLVSPSGQRFYPWVKDSNSPASAATRGINNVDNIEQVLVNNPEPGHWNAYITGAINQGDGQQVSVATSIAL; this comes from the coding sequence ATGAACACCCGCAAAACCCTCTTTGCTATTGCCCTCGTATCAGCGAGCGGTTACTACTATCTGCAGCATTATTCGCCCCAGCGAGAGCTTTTCCCTGCAGGTGAAGCTACGGCTGCTGAAAATAATGCGCCGGCCGTGCTTGATGTCGCGGGCGATAAAGCGGCGACGTTTGGCGGGGGCGAGACTCGGGCGAATGAACAGCACGGTTACCGGCTAACTAACCAAGTGGCTGAGCTTGCCTTCTTGGCGGATCAGGATGTAGCTGGGCGTCGTTATTTATCGACGAATGCCCTGCAAAGCTATGTCACCCAACCTGGCGAGAGTGTGATTCGCCTGAAGGGGGCTAATTTTGTTTTAGACCCTGAGCACGTCCCTAATATTGGCTCGGGGAGTGAGTATATTTACTTGCAGCTGACTGATGGGCTGACCGCGGAGACTCGTGATCAACTCGCTACGACCGGGGTGGTGCTGGAGCAGTTTATCGACAACAACACCTGGCTGATCGAGGTATCAAATGAGCAGGTCCAGCAGCTCACATTGTTGGATCAGGTCTATGCCATGGGGGAGCGTGATGTGAAAGATAAGGTGTCGCCCAGCATCCTTGAGCGTGGGGTAAGGGAGGCTAGCGAGAGTGGTTATGTGGTAGCCGTTGAGGTGTTAACGGCGGATGAGCGCCGTGAGCTTGAGCAATATTTATTGTCTACGGCCCTGGTTGAGGGGCCGGAAAATATCAAGCCCCTCGGTAAGACGGCCCTGCATGTTGAGGTTGCCGGGGCGAATTTTAACGCGATTGCGAATATCAACAGCGTGGCCTGGATTGACAACGCAGTCGGTGAGGAGATGATCAATAATAGTAACGCCGCTAAACTCTCTAATATTGATACTGTACGCCATGGCTTAGGCTTAACGGGGGCAGGTGTTCGTTTGGCTATTTGGGATGTTGGTGAGGTTGCTGGGCATTACGACCTCATAGCGCGCCTTACTGTGCAGGATGGTGGTGATCTATCAGAGCATGCGACTCATGTCGCAGGCACCATGGTTGGTGATGGTAGTCTCGATGCGAGGGCGAAAGGCATGGCACCTGCCGCGACCCTGCTAGCTTATGATATGGCTAACGATAGTATAGAAATGCGTCATGCCGCCGAAGACCTTAAAATTGTTATTAGCAATCACTCTTATGGCACTAAAGTGGGCTGGGTGCTCGACAAAAAAACGGGCGATTGGTACTTCGTTGACAACCAATATCGATTTGGTAATTACAGTACCAAAGCAAGATTATGGGATGAAATTGTTAAAGATACAGGGTTAATTATTGTCAAGTCAGCGGGCAACGACCGTGACGATGGCCTGACCACGGCAAGTGAAAAGCAACCGGCAGATGGAGGGGGTACAGGGTTTAGTACTATCTCCTCGTATGCCAATGCGAAGAATATTATTACAGTCGGCGCTGTATATGATAGCGGCAGGATGACGAAGTTTAGTGGCTGGGGACCCAGTAACGATGGCAGAATAAAACCCGACGTTGTGGCTAATGGCGTTTGGCTTAAATCTACTGGTACTGACAATGATTATACTAGGATATCAGGCACATCTATGGCGGCACCCGTCGTTTCAGGCGCCTCAGCACTGCTCGTTGAGCGCTTCCGTCAGGTGTTTGATGAGGCCCCTAAGGCATCGCAGCTAAAGGCTGCGTTGTTACACACAGCGATGGATCAGGGCAACCCGGGGCCAGATTATGATACTGGCTGGGGGCTTGTTGATCTTGAGGCGGCGATTGACTTAGTCGATCAAGGGCGTGATCACCTGTTTGCTCGCACGATCACTAACGAGGCGGCAGAAAATTTATCGTTTGTGGTTCCTGCGCAGCAGTCGATGTTCAAATTGACGATGGTATGGACCGACCCTAAGGGCGCTGCCAGTTCGGCAAGCAATTTGATTAACGATCTTGATGTGGTGTTAGTCTCACCATCCGGCCAGCGTTTTTACCCCTGGGTAAAAGATTCGAACAGCCCTGCCAGCGCGGCGACAAGAGGGATTAATAACGTCGATAATATAGAGCAAGTCCTCGTTAACAATCCAGAGCCCGGCCATTGGAATGCCTATATTACAGGTGCTATTAACCAGGGTGATGGCCAGCAAGTGAGTGTGGCGACAAGCATAGCATTATAA
- a CDS encoding DUF4136 domain-containing protein encodes MTRLKTIQAGVSLTLAALMLTACTTTTTESVQPEDSMSKISVLALDVANIQIKPTDTFKWHDDLIIVGVDKDTKEAKEATARRLTSEIESTIKAHGHEFISDKQQQSDYQVSAIAALGKDGAEAPNLVLRFGVDPGLVGGPGTHYDKGALAIRVTDAQGVLLWRGIVQVFIDENVDAETRQHRTERAVEAVFEELFAKQAEAPVTHQLTN; translated from the coding sequence ATGACAAGATTAAAGACTATTCAAGCGGGGGTTTCGTTGACGCTTGCCGCGCTAATGCTCACAGCCTGTACGACCACGACGACTGAGTCTGTTCAGCCAGAGGATTCGATGTCGAAAATTTCTGTATTAGCACTCGATGTGGCCAATATTCAGATCAAGCCAACGGACACCTTTAAGTGGCACGATGACCTTATTATTGTCGGTGTTGATAAGGACACCAAGGAGGCTAAAGAGGCAACGGCAAGGCGTTTAACGAGTGAGATCGAAAGTACCATCAAGGCGCATGGTCATGAGTTTATCAGTGATAAACAGCAGCAGAGTGATTATCAAGTCTCAGCTATTGCCGCACTCGGTAAGGATGGTGCTGAGGCACCCAACCTGGTGTTACGCTTCGGTGTCGATCCCGGGCTGGTGGGTGGGCCGGGCACCCATTATGATAAAGGCGCCTTAGCTATTCGCGTGACAGATGCGCAGGGGGTGTTGTTATGGCGTGGCATCGTACAGGTTTTCATTGATGAGAATGTGGATGCCGAAACGCGTCAGCATCGTACGGAACGCGCGGTTGAAGCTGTATTTGAAGAGCTATTCGCCAAGCAGGCGGAGGCTCCTGTCACTCATCAGTTGACGAATTAG
- a CDS encoding helix-turn-helix domain-containing protein — protein MVKFAGAETFGQVLKALRKAQGLSQMAFAERANTTTRNISNLETGKTTPTRSMVKRLSTCLQSSDQSYSELMRVAGFAYDSHSNNEVEEYQGEVQLAVDLLLSRHSPYPAIVVNRRYEVIQINEGFRAALIFLMGDSYSELKLPISLFNVLFGLDAFNDSFVERERYTRFLIQRVYREQLNNIDSASLINELRSELPHIPDSWWSFDPHYQPSPNLRTDLQILGESYEALGVLQSIGSPHDLGGNSTRVILVYPLNEPAEQLFNSWG, from the coding sequence ATGGTTAAGTTTGCGGGCGCCGAGACCTTCGGTCAGGTTTTAAAGGCATTGAGAAAGGCGCAGGGCTTGTCACAGATGGCGTTTGCCGAGCGTGCCAATACCACGACGCGCAACATTTCAAATCTCGAAACGGGAAAAACCACCCCGACACGGTCGATGGTCAAGCGGCTGTCAACTTGTCTGCAAAGTAGCGATCAATCTTATAGCGAGCTGATGCGTGTCGCGGGTTTCGCCTATGACAGCCACAGTAATAATGAGGTTGAAGAGTACCAGGGAGAAGTACAGCTAGCCGTTGATCTATTGCTGAGTCGCCACTCGCCTTATCCTGCCATCGTGGTGAATCGTCGCTACGAAGTGATACAAATTAATGAGGGATTTCGCGCGGCATTGATTTTTTTGATGGGGGACAGCTATAGCGAGCTTAAGCTGCCCATCTCGTTGTTTAACGTCTTGTTTGGTCTAGATGCCTTTAATGATAGTTTTGTCGAACGGGAAAGATACACCCGCTTTCTCATTCAGCGAGTGTATCGTGAGCAGTTAAACAACATCGATAGTGCCAGCTTAATCAACGAGTTGAGGTCCGAACTGCCACATATACCCGACTCGTGGTGGAGTTTTGATCCACATTATCAGCCGAGTCCTAACTTGCGCACTGACTTGCAGATTTTAGGCGAGAGCTATGAGGCACTTGGTGTGCTGCAGAGTATTGGCTCACCACACGACCTGGGTGGCAATTCGACCCGTGTGATTCTAGTTTACCCGCTCAATGAGCCGGCGGAACAATTGTTCAATAGTTGGGGCTGA
- a CDS encoding NAD-dependent epimerase/dehydratase family protein → MINTTTALVIGASGFLGSHVVKELLRQGYNVRIMVRASSDLTALDGLSYEKAIGDVADVTSLKAAMSGCDWVFYSAVDTRAWLFNSGPLYQTNVLGTINAVNAATACNVKRFILTSSLVTIGKPKHGIADENAIPSDEELFTEYMRTRFLAEKYVLDAAKEHGFPGIACCVSNTYGADDLQPTPHGNLIKQVALGRVPVYLKAKSECVGVVDAAQALILAAEKGLIGERYIVSESYISNKELFKTAERRAGVTRLLCAVPTSLVYLCTTVIGLFARLLARDALLSNNSARLMYQTWPLSNKKAIEQLGWQPRPVKQSIEEAVDSYLEQ, encoded by the coding sequence ATGATAAATACTACAACGGCCCTAGTCATTGGCGCCAGTGGTTTTTTAGGCAGCCATGTGGTCAAGGAGCTGCTTCGCCAGGGCTATAATGTGCGTATCATGGTGCGCGCCAGCAGCGACTTAACCGCATTAGATGGCCTCAGCTATGAAAAGGCCATCGGTGACGTCGCCGATGTCACTTCATTAAAAGCGGCCATGAGTGGCTGTGACTGGGTCTTCTACTCTGCCGTCGATACTCGCGCCTGGTTATTCAATAGCGGCCCGCTTTATCAAACCAACGTGTTAGGCACGATCAACGCGGTCAATGCCGCGACTGCATGTAACGTCAAACGCTTTATTCTTACCAGTAGTCTTGTCACCATCGGCAAGCCTAAGCATGGCATCGCCGATGAAAACGCCATCCCCAGCGACGAGGAATTATTTACCGAGTATATGCGTACACGCTTCCTTGCCGAGAAATATGTATTAGATGCAGCAAAGGAACATGGCTTCCCCGGTATTGCCTGCTGCGTCTCTAATACCTATGGTGCCGATGACTTACAACCTACACCGCACGGTAACCTGATCAAACAAGTCGCCTTAGGCAGGGTGCCGGTGTACCTAAAAGCCAAGTCAGAGTGTGTCGGCGTCGTCGATGCAGCACAGGCACTGATTCTCGCCGCAGAAAAGGGCCTTATAGGCGAACGCTACATCGTCTCTGAGTCCTATATCAGCAATAAAGAGCTGTTTAAAACAGCAGAGCGCAGAGCGGGAGTTACCAGGCTGCTTTGCGCCGTCCCGACCTCGCTGGTCTACCTTTGCACCACTGTCATCGGCTTATTTGCCCGTCTATTGGCCAGAGACGCTCTACTGAGCAATAACTCCGCGCGCCTGATGTACCAGACCTGGCCACTCAGCAATAAAAAAGCCATCGAACAACTTGGCTGGCAACCCCGACCAGTAAAGCAATCAATTGAAGAAGCTGTTGATAGCTATCTGGAGCAATAA
- a CDS encoding glycosyl hydrolase family 18 protein yields MKSLRIAALSGAMCLLTAPAFSATPGDLAITWMESTYASGDNLPVTWNMWWGNNGDSWSLLDNGTVICEGTLTPNGENAQTATCTQDFAIGAHSLVAKLCLADDCSSSAATVFSVGNDNAVSDKTPWEYLDNSEWEARKAAGMREKNKPYNNTDGKRVATYFVEWGVHGRQFYPKDIPVENLTHIMYGFIPICGPNTSLTGTAKSALDQQCADKEDYQVVVHDKYAALEKNDMDATGSWDDPVKGIFAEFYRMKMTYPDVKIIPSVGGWTLSDPFYEIASNPAARATFITSIIALIDQYDFFDGIDIDWEFPGGGGANSTLGSPDDGKNFAILMQELRAALDELEIENGRTYELTAAVSGGVSKISEIDWENAIDSMDQVNVMTYDYYGTWDQTYGHQTGIYDTDTRSTLVDGSNANDVVNYLTTKGVAANKISVGVAMYGRGWTGITNGDASGPFVETATGGTPITGLEANGFWEDGIVDYQGIEENQLGGEDGQGANGFELFWDDIAKATYLWNETTGTFISFDDKRSVKAKGDFVTEKGLGGIFSWEIDSDNGTLLNAMHEGLGHTEKTQ; encoded by the coding sequence ATGAAATCATTACGGATAGCAGCATTAAGTGGCGCAATGTGTTTGCTCACGGCACCGGCCTTTTCAGCGACGCCTGGGGACCTAGCAATTACATGGATGGAATCAACCTACGCAAGCGGCGATAATTTACCCGTCACCTGGAACATGTGGTGGGGCAACAACGGCGATTCTTGGTCGCTGCTCGATAATGGCACGGTCATCTGCGAAGGCACGCTGACGCCTAATGGAGAGAACGCGCAAACAGCTACATGCACGCAAGACTTTGCCATCGGTGCGCATTCATTAGTCGCAAAGTTATGCCTTGCAGACGACTGTTCTAGCAGTGCTGCGACAGTTTTTAGTGTTGGCAATGACAACGCTGTCAGCGACAAAACCCCTTGGGAATATTTAGATAACTCCGAATGGGAGGCGCGAAAAGCCGCAGGTATGCGCGAAAAGAACAAGCCTTACAACAACACCGATGGCAAACGTGTGGCGACCTATTTTGTCGAGTGGGGCGTTCACGGCCGTCAGTTTTACCCCAAGGATATTCCCGTCGAAAACCTAACTCACATCATGTACGGATTTATTCCCATCTGCGGCCCAAATACCTCTTTAACCGGTACCGCCAAATCAGCACTAGACCAACAGTGTGCCGACAAGGAAGACTACCAAGTCGTCGTACACGATAAGTATGCTGCTCTCGAAAAAAATGATATGGACGCAACTGGAAGTTGGGATGATCCTGTAAAAGGCATTTTTGCTGAGTTCTACCGCATGAAGATGACCTATCCGGATGTGAAGATTATCCCTTCTGTCGGTGGTTGGACTTTATCAGACCCATTCTACGAGATCGCCTCTAACCCAGCAGCAAGAGCAACTTTCATCACTTCGATTATCGCCCTCATCGACCAGTATGACTTCTTCGATGGCATCGATATTGACTGGGAGTTCCCCGGTGGTGGTGGTGCCAACTCTACGCTAGGCTCTCCCGATGATGGGAAAAACTTTGCGATCTTAATGCAAGAGTTGCGCGCAGCATTAGATGAGTTGGAAATAGAAAACGGCAGAACTTACGAGCTAACGGCAGCCGTCAGTGGCGGCGTTAGTAAAATCAGCGAAATTGACTGGGAGAATGCCATTGACTCAATGGACCAAGTCAATGTGATGACCTACGACTACTATGGCACCTGGGATCAAACCTACGGTCACCAAACAGGTATCTATGATACCGATACTAGAAGCACGCTCGTCGACGGTAGCAACGCCAACGATGTCGTCAACTATCTAACCACTAAAGGTGTCGCCGCGAACAAGATCAGCGTTGGCGTAGCGATGTATGGTCGTGGCTGGACAGGCATCACGAATGGCGATGCAAGCGGCCCCTTTGTCGAAACTGCGACAGGCGGCACGCCCATCACTGGACTTGAAGCAAATGGTTTCTGGGAGGACGGTATCGTTGACTATCAAGGCATCGAAGAAAATCAGCTTGGCGGCGAAGATGGCCAAGGCGCCAATGGCTTCGAGCTGTTCTGGGACGACATTGCCAAGGCAACCTACCTATGGAACGAAACGACCGGCACCTTCATCTCTTTCGATGACAAACGTTCGGTGAAGGCCAAAGGTGACTTTGTCACTGAAAAAGGCTTGGGGGGGATTTTCTCCTGGGAGATCGACTCCGATAACGGCACCCTGTTAAACGCCATGCACGAAGGTCTAGGCCACACCGAAAAAACACAGTAA